Within the Desulfomicrobium macestii genome, the region GTCCATCCGCGACCTTCTGTCCATCGTGGAATGCCTGGCCGATTACGGTCATTCCTCGAAGGATGCGGATCAGTTGACGGAGTTCGTGCGCCAGCGCCTGTCCCGCACCATCATCAAGCCGTACCTGGGGACGGGCAACCTGCTGCCCATCATCTCCCTGTCACCGACGATAGAGAACACGTTCCAGGAGAGCATCAAGCGCACGGACAACGGATCCTATCTGGCCATGGAACCGGGGCTTGCGCACAAGATCATCCAGGCCATCAACAAGGCCGCGGAAAAAGGCATCGTGGCCGAGGGACAGCCCGTGCTGCTGACCTCCCCGCTCATACGCCAGCACCTGTCCCAGCTTCTGGCCCGTTTTTTGCCAACCATGCCTGTCATCTCGCAGGCGGAAATACCGGCGGACATCAGACTTGAATCCGTAGCCATGGTGGAAATCTAAGATGCAGGTCAAAACATTCAGCGGAAGAAGCACCTCGGAAATCATGGCCCGGATCAAGAGCGAACTTGGTCCCGACGCCATCATCCTGAGCAACCAGAAACAGACCCGCAAAGGCGTCACCTGCTACGAGATCATGGCCGCCCTTGACATGCCGCAGGAACAGGCCTCGCCAGCGGAGTCCGTCATGCCTCTGGCCCAGAACGATGCCAGTTGCCTGCGCGAGGAATGGTCCAGGCTGCGCAAGCAGCTCATGGCCGTCCTGAAGCCGCAGATGGACATGCAGCTTTTGACACCGCGCCAGCAGCTGGTTTTCGAATATCTGGAACGGGAGGGCGTGAAGGAGGATGTACTGATCGATCTGTGGGAAAAATTCCGCCACGCGCCCGATGCGCCCACCCTGTCAGTCATGAACGGCATGGTCAGCCTCAGCCCCTGGTTCGATACGGACTGGACGCACAAGTTTCACCTGCTGACCGGCCCCTTCGGCAGCGGCAAGACCAGCACCACCCTGAGGCTGGCCCTGTCCCTGAAAAAAATGCGCCCAAAGGCGCGCATCCTGGTGGTCAACGCCGATCGCTCCCAGGGCAAGGGGCGGCTCTACCTCCGCCATTACACGGAGCTCTCGGGCCTGTCCTATCGGGAGCTCGACAACTCCGCCCAATGGGAGAGCCTTGAGCGCGACGCCAGATCTCATGACCTCGTCCTGCTTGACCTGCCGGGCCTGCCCGCCCATCAGCAGCTTGACTCCTGGCTGCAGGAGGTTTCCGGAGGGAAGCTTCCGGCCTGCCATGTGCATCTGGTGCTGAGCCCGCTTTTCGCTCCCCCGCAGATGGATGCGTTCGTGTCCAGATTCCGCTCCGCCTCCGCGTCCAGCATTATCTGGACGAAGCTTGATGAAGCCTGTAATTATGGGGAAATAATCAATCAGGCCAACAACACCGGTCTGCCGATCTCTCTTTTTTCCATGGGGCCGGATCTGAAGAACTCGCTGGCCCAACCCAAGGATCAGGATGTCTGGAAACTCTTGCTGCGACACGAACTGCCGCAAGCAACCAACTAAACTTTTTTTATCCCGGACACAGCATGAGCTCCTCTCTCCCCATTGTACTCTCGGTCACCTCCGGCAAGGGAGGCGTCGGCAAAACGAACGTTTCCGTCAATCTCGCCCTGTGCCTGAGCAAGCTCGGCAAGCGATGCGTCATACTTGACGCGGACCTCGGGCTGGCCAACGTGGATGTCGTGCTGGGCCTGACTCCGGAGCGAAACCTTTTCCATGTGTTCCACGAAGGGGTCTCCCTGGGCGACATCCTCTGTCCCACCGAATATGGATTCTCGATCCTGCCGGCGGCCAGCGGAGTCAGCGAGATGCTGTCCCTGTCCACGGGGCAGAAACTCGAACTCCTGGAAGCCATGGACGTGCTGGAAGACAGCATCGACTTTCTGATCGTGGACACTGGAGCGGGCATCAACGACAATGTGCTCTATTTCAACCTGGCGGCCCAGGAACGCCTGGTGGTCGTCACGCCGGAGCCGACCTCCCTCACCGACGCATACGCCCTGATCAAGGTACTGAAGCTCAGGCATGGCGTGGACAAATTTCATATCGTGATCAACATGGCCAAGAACGAAAAATCGGCCAAGGACATCTTCGTCAAGCTGTACAATGCGTGCGACCACTTCCTAACCGGGGTCTCCCTGAATTTCGTCGGCGCCATCCCCCAGGACAAGGCCGTACGCCAGGCCGTCATCGAACAGCAACCTTTCTGCAGCCTGACCCCCGACACCGAAGCCTCCCTGGCGATGCAGCGCATCGCCCGCAACTTGGCGCAATGGACACCGCAGGATCATCTCGATGGGAACATCAAGTTCTTCTGGAAGAAGCTCCTCTTTGCGGAATAAATCCGCAGAGCCCGTCTGGGCCGTTCTGGAGCAGACGGGCATCACTTTTGCGTCCTTGAGTCCCTCGGACAAGGATTGCATCGCGCGCGGCTTCGCCTCGCGTATCAAGATCATCGCCCTGCACCTCAAGGCCAAGCTTCCGGCCCATATCGAACTTTCCGACCTGATCAGCGCAGGCACGCTTGGGCTCATGGAGGCGCTGGGAAAATTCCAGCCGGAACTGAATATCCGCTTCGAGACATTCGCCGACAGCCGCATACGCGGGGCCATGCTGGACGAACTTCGTCGCATGGACTGGTATTCCAGGGGGCTTCGCCAGCGCATCAAAAAGCTTGAACAGGTCATCAGAGATTTCGAGCAGGAAAATGGGCACGCCCCTTCACGCAACGAGCTTCTGGAACTCACCGGACAGGACCGCCAGGAGCTGGAAGCGACGCTTGAGGCCGTGAACTCCCAGATCATTCTGAGCCTTGATGCGATCCAGGACCAATGGAATCAGCCCGGAGAGGGGGGCAATCACCGCGAACCCTTTGCCTCCGTGGCCTTCCACGACATCATTGACAAGCTCGGTCATCTCATCGATAGACTTAATGAACGGGAAAAGCTGGTCTTAAGTTTGTATTACACTGAAGAACTCAATATGAAAGAAGTGGCGCTGGCCCTCGACATAACCGAAGGGCGGGTCTCTCAGCTGCACTCCCAGGCGCTTGGAAAGCTCAAGAAAATGTTTGTGCGCGAATACGGCGATATCAACTGATCACACATTTTTGATTAATTTCTCGAAAAGCTCATGTGGAGGGATACATGGCGGTCAATACGAACATGCGGGTGCTCATCGTTGATGATTTTTCGACCATGCGGCGGATCATCAAGAATATTCTTCGTCAGCTCGGTTTCAACAACATCATCGAAGCTGACGACGGAACCGCGGCCTGGGAAGTCCTGACCAAGGACCAGGTGGATTTCATAATCTCCGATTGGAACATGCCGCAGATGACCGGCATCGAGCTCCTGCGCAAGGTGCGGGCCAGCGAAGAATTCGGCGACCTGCCCTTTCTCATGGTCACGGCGGAGGCACAGCAGGAAAACATCATCGAAGCCGTGCAGGCCAAGGTGTCCAATTACATAGTCAAGCCCTTCACAGCCGAGACACTGGGGCAAAAAATCAATAAAATCTTCGAATAACAACCACTCTGGCCGGCATTCGCGTATTGCCGGCCAGCTCAGGCCCCATGATCCTGCTCATCCTTCTCGCCCAGATTTCCCCTGAAGGCGACAAAAACGTCGCCCTGGATGATGAACGCCTGCAGGACAGCGTCCCCAAAGGACTGCAGAAAGTTGAACTTGATCTGGATGACGCCCTCTTTCTTGAGTTCGAGGAAACCGAGGAAGAAACCGAAGCCACTCCCCTCGAATCCCTGCCGGAACCCGAGGAAGCGGCTCCTCCTTCGGAACAGACCGAAGCACCCGCCAAAAAAAACCGAAAGAAATTATGGATTCTCGGTATTGCCGCAAGCCTGTGCTTGCTGTTTGGCGCCGGAGGGTCCTACTACTTCATGAAATCCGATCCGCCAGCCCCGGAAGAACAGAATGCCAAAGAATCGGAAAGTTCCCCGGAACAGCACGCGCCCGAAGGTTCTGCTTCAGACGCTGTCGAGTCTCACGAAAATGCCACGGTCCAGCCGCCAGAACAAATCGAAGCCTACTCCCTCGAACAGTTTCAAATCGAATACAATATTGACGGTAAAATCCGCTTTCTGACCTGCCGTTTTTCCATACCGGACACGACCGAGATAATGCGTGCTGAAATCCAGGCCAAAAAGCTGTTCATCCGCGACGGAGTGTATCGATACCTCAAGAACTCGCCCCTTTTCCTGCTGGATACCGACCAAGAATCCGAAAAATTGAAGACTGACCTGGCAGCTGTCATCAATCAGACCTTAAAGAGCGGCCAGGTATCTGAAATTCTACTGGAAGAATACGTGGTGAAATAAATGGTGGACAATCTCAACCTTTCAACGCTCATCAGCCAGATCCCCGAGGCGCAAAAAATCCATCATACGCAAATCGCGCACCCGGAGATTCAGCAGGCGTTGGCAAAGGACTTGGTTCAGCG harbors:
- a CDS encoding flagellar basal body-associated FliL family protein, with the translated sequence MILLILLAQISPEGDKNVALDDERLQDSVPKGLQKVELDLDDALFLEFEETEEETEATPLESLPEPEEAAPPSEQTEAPAKKNRKKLWILGIAASLCLLFGAGGSYYFMKSDPPAPEEQNAKESESSPEQHAPEGSASDAVESHENATVQPPEQIEAYSLEQFQIEYNIDGKIRFLTCRFSIPDTTEIMRAEIQAKKLFIRDGVYRYLKNSPLFLLDTDQESEKLKTDLAAVINQTLKSGQVSEILLEEYVVK
- a CDS encoding MinD/ParA family protein; its protein translation is MSSSLPIVLSVTSGKGGVGKTNVSVNLALCLSKLGKRCVILDADLGLANVDVVLGLTPERNLFHVFHEGVSLGDILCPTEYGFSILPAASGVSEMLSLSTGQKLELLEAMDVLEDSIDFLIVDTGAGINDNVLYFNLAAQERLVVVTPEPTSLTDAYALIKVLKLRHGVDKFHIVINMAKNEKSAKDIFVKLYNACDHFLTGVSLNFVGAIPQDKAVRQAVIEQQPFCSLTPDTEASLAMQRIARNLAQWTPQDHLDGNIKFFWKKLLFAE
- a CDS encoding chemotaxis response regulator CheY; protein product: MAVNTNMRVLIVDDFSTMRRIIKNILRQLGFNNIIEADDGTAAWEVLTKDQVDFIISDWNMPQMTGIELLRKVRASEEFGDLPFLMVTAEAQQENIIEAVQAKVSNYIVKPFTAETLGQKINKIFE
- a CDS encoding flagellar biosynthesis protein FlhF, with protein sequence MQVKTFSGRSTSEIMARIKSELGPDAIILSNQKQTRKGVTCYEIMAALDMPQEQASPAESVMPLAQNDASCLREEWSRLRKQLMAVLKPQMDMQLLTPRQQLVFEYLEREGVKEDVLIDLWEKFRHAPDAPTLSVMNGMVSLSPWFDTDWTHKFHLLTGPFGSGKTSTTLRLALSLKKMRPKARILVVNADRSQGKGRLYLRHYTELSGLSYRELDNSAQWESLERDARSHDLVLLDLPGLPAHQQLDSWLQEVSGGKLPACHVHLVLSPLFAPPQMDAFVSRFRSASASSIIWTKLDEACNYGEIINQANNTGLPISLFSMGPDLKNSLAQPKDQDVWKLLLRHELPQATN
- a CDS encoding FliA/WhiG family RNA polymerase sigma factor, which gives rise to MGTSSSSGRSSSLRNKSAEPVWAVLEQTGITFASLSPSDKDCIARGFASRIKIIALHLKAKLPAHIELSDLISAGTLGLMEALGKFQPELNIRFETFADSRIRGAMLDELRRMDWYSRGLRQRIKKLEQVIRDFEQENGHAPSRNELLELTGQDRQELEATLEAVNSQIILSLDAIQDQWNQPGEGGNHREPFASVAFHDIIDKLGHLIDRLNEREKLVLSLYYTEELNMKEVALALDITEGRVSQLHSQALGKLKKMFVREYGDIN